The Salinibacterium sp. M195 genome includes a window with the following:
- a CDS encoding DNA/RNA non-specific endonuclease: protein MDAASLSPVGYDPDFLDVPVPLPAPTASAPIRELPYTHFTVSLDPTRRLARATGVNIDGDQLVNVGRGNDWHSDPRLPAHEQTGEAVYARNDLDRGHLVRRRDPVWGDEATAAQANFDTFAFTNAAPQAAGFNQSKELWLGLEDHVLNYARTNRNRISVFTAPVLGKQ, encoded by the coding sequence ATGGATGCCGCATCGCTCAGTCCCGTCGGGTACGACCCTGATTTCCTTGATGTGCCTGTGCCTCTCCCCGCGCCGACCGCGAGCGCCCCGATCCGCGAGTTGCCGTACACGCATTTCACGGTGAGCCTGGATCCGACCCGGCGGCTCGCCCGCGCGACCGGGGTCAATATCGATGGCGACCAGCTTGTTAATGTTGGTCGCGGCAATGACTGGCACAGTGATCCGCGCCTCCCCGCGCATGAACAGACCGGCGAGGCGGTGTATGCACGCAACGATCTCGATCGCGGGCACCTCGTGCGGCGTCGCGACCCCGTCTGGGGCGACGAGGCGACCGCGGCCCAAGCGAACTTTGACACTTTTGCTTTCACGAATGCTGCACCTCAAGCTGCAGGGTTCAACCAGTCGAAAGAATTGTGGCTCGGTCTCGAAGATCATGTACTGAACTACGCCCGCACGAACAGGAACCGCATCAGCGTGTTTACGGCGCCCGTGCTCGGGAAGCAATGA
- a CDS encoding TetR/AcrR family transcriptional regulator: MSETKPMTAAGHRILDAAGDLFYSRGITAVGVDLIAEHSGVTKRTLYNQFGSKDQLVVAYLEEREQRWQLLVRETIAAAGSPIEAVLAPLEAQRIWNQNNPRGCAFINALAELPDPAHPAHLIATQQKQWLVDLFSELATTAGCSAPDALATQLLVLHEGALVTQQLPIDTLSVSIDLARELVWASAPAHA, from the coding sequence ATGTCGGAGACGAAACCGATGACGGCCGCGGGGCACCGCATCCTTGATGCTGCTGGCGACCTCTTCTATAGCCGCGGCATTACGGCGGTCGGCGTCGACCTCATCGCCGAGCACTCGGGCGTGACCAAGCGCACCCTTTACAACCAGTTCGGATCGAAAGATCAGCTCGTGGTCGCCTACCTCGAGGAGCGCGAACAGCGCTGGCAATTGCTCGTTCGCGAAACAATCGCTGCTGCCGGGTCGCCCATCGAGGCAGTACTCGCCCCGCTCGAAGCCCAACGCATCTGGAACCAGAACAACCCCCGCGGCTGCGCCTTCATCAACGCGCTCGCCGAGCTGCCCGACCCCGCTCATCCCGCGCACCTGATTGCTACCCAGCAGAAGCAGTGGTTAGTCGATTTGTTTAGCGAGCTTGCAACGACTGCTGGATGCTCGGCCCCTGACGCGCTCGCCACCCAACTTTTGGTGCTGCACGAGGGCGCTCTCGTCACTCAGCAACTCCCGATCGACACCCTCTCTGTGAGCATCGATCTGGCGCGAGAGCTCGTGTGGGCTTCAGCGCCAGCGCACGCGTAG
- a CDS encoding zinc-binding dehydrogenase: MRGEYGLPGPRAGWRGPLDFPRIQGADVVGHIAAVGDGVDESVLNSRVVIDPAVYDVDQPDANITGLMGSERDGGYAEYVTAPANRIHDVTESSLSDDQLAALPISYGTALGMIERGRLQAGETVLVSGASGGVGVALVQLARARGARVIAISSGSKIQAVLDAGAHVAVDRAADVAEQVRAAAPNGIDVALDVVAGDLVHDGLPLLRKAGRWVVAGALGGHTIGFDVRDLYLHNLQLIGSTMHTPEHFELLMGMARRSEIVPIVAATFPLEQAAQAQEELARRAHVGKIVLHP; encoded by the coding sequence GTGAGGGGCGAATATGGGCTTCCCGGACCTCGTGCCGGGTGGCGCGGTCCGCTCGACTTTCCACGCATCCAGGGAGCGGATGTTGTTGGTCACATTGCCGCTGTGGGCGATGGCGTCGACGAAAGCGTGCTCAATTCGCGCGTCGTGATCGACCCCGCTGTCTACGATGTCGACCAACCCGATGCAAACATCACCGGGCTGATGGGCAGCGAACGCGACGGTGGCTACGCCGAGTATGTGACGGCGCCAGCCAACCGCATCCACGACGTGACGGAGTCGAGCCTCAGCGACGATCAGCTCGCCGCCCTCCCCATCTCCTATGGCACGGCCCTCGGCATGATCGAACGCGGCCGACTCCAAGCGGGTGAAACCGTTCTCGTTTCGGGAGCATCCGGCGGCGTTGGTGTTGCCCTCGTGCAGTTGGCACGCGCTCGCGGTGCCCGTGTCATCGCCATTAGCAGTGGCTCCAAGATTCAGGCGGTTCTGGATGCCGGCGCTCACGTTGCCGTCGACCGCGCGGCAGACGTCGCCGAGCAAGTGCGCGCAGCTGCACCCAACGGCATCGACGTCGCCCTCGATGTCGTCGCCGGAGACCTCGTTCACGACGGACTCCCCCTGCTGCGCAAGGCCGGCCGCTGGGTCGTTGCCGGAGCCCTCGGCGGTCACACGATCGGCTTCGACGTGCGCGACCTCTACCTGCACAACCTGCAACTCATCGGCTCCACCATGCACACCCCTGAGCACTTCGAACTACTCATGGGCATGGCGCGACGCTCAGAAATTGTGCCCATCGTCGCGGCAACGTTCCCGCTTGAGCAGGCAGCCCAGGCGCAGGAGGAACTTGCTCGCCGGGCGCACGTCGGCAAGATCGTTTTGCACCCGTGA
- a CDS encoding DNA translocase FtsK 4TM domain-containing protein: MAVVTGAVAVSVVLIVAGLFFSPVMIVTYVAAHTSGGEHQQNSAMTWVNTSHNIGGAAGSALAGVLIQASGVPAALGALALGALLLLVVSAVLGGRER, translated from the coding sequence GTGGCCGTCGTCACGGGTGCTGTTGCGGTTAGCGTGGTGCTGATCGTGGCCGGGCTCTTCTTCTCGCCGGTGATGATCGTGACCTATGTTGCCGCGCACACCTCGGGCGGGGAGCACCAGCAGAACTCGGCCATGACGTGGGTGAACACAAGCCACAACATTGGCGGTGCCGCTGGAAGCGCGCTGGCGGGCGTGCTCATTCAGGCGAGTGGCGTGCCGGCCGCGTTGGGCGCACTCGCGTTGGGCGCGCTCCTGCTCCTTGTTGTCAGCGCGGTGCTTGGTGGGCGCGAGCGATAA
- a CDS encoding MFS transporter, with the protein MEATDSVALAGAALALYGAAASVLAPVRASLIDRYGARRVLAILVVLFSATLGVLATTSLLSGPGVQLVILATIAGAVAPPVGPTMRVAWGSLTPNPELLKKGLSFDAVVEELLYLVGPAISGVALAFIAPGVALIIPAVLVLAGGLLFIATPAVGAMRPRERRFSAVGDELPKLRPLILDARFVGLLLPALIAGSVAGSLSVAVPVALASYGGSAAAGIALGLFAGGVHSAGSCMGHLRCPVPPPDNSSFFRSCFSQAPLSWPSSRVLLRLAWC; encoded by the coding sequence GTGGAGGCGACCGATTCTGTTGCGCTAGCCGGTGCAGCTCTTGCTCTCTACGGGGCGGCCGCGAGTGTACTGGCACCGGTGCGGGCGTCGCTCATCGATCGTTACGGTGCTCGCCGTGTGCTCGCGATTTTGGTGGTGCTGTTCAGCGCCACGCTCGGGGTGCTAGCAACCACATCGTTGCTTAGCGGGCCCGGGGTTCAACTGGTGATTCTTGCAACGATAGCTGGAGCCGTCGCCCCGCCGGTGGGCCCGACGATGCGGGTGGCGTGGGGATCGTTGACCCCGAATCCCGAGCTGCTCAAGAAGGGTCTAAGTTTCGACGCAGTCGTGGAAGAGCTGCTCTACCTCGTTGGCCCGGCGATTTCTGGAGTGGCGTTGGCTTTCATCGCTCCAGGGGTCGCGCTCATCATTCCCGCAGTATTGGTGCTCGCGGGTGGCCTTCTCTTCATTGCCACTCCCGCTGTTGGGGCGATGAGGCCGCGCGAACGTCGGTTTTCGGCGGTGGGCGACGAACTCCCCAAGCTCAGGCCGTTGATTCTGGATGCTCGTTTCGTGGGTCTTCTCTTGCCGGCTCTCATCGCGGGAAGCGTTGCGGGCTCGCTCAGCGTCGCGGTACCGGTTGCTCTGGCCTCCTATGGCGGATCGGCCGCCGCGGGCATCGCGCTCGGCCTGTTCGCTGGGGGAGTGCACTCGGCGGGCTCCTGTATGGGGCACTTAAGGTGCCCGGTTCCCCCGCCAGACAACTCGTCATTCTTTCGGTCGTGCTTCTCGCAAGCACCTCTCTCGTGGCCGTCGTCACGGGTGCTGTTGCGGTTAGCGTGGTGCTGA
- a CDS encoding gamma-glutamyl-gamma-aminobutyrate hydrolase family protein: protein MKSAIEATGARVISVDGFTAADVDAALSQADGVVLLGGGDVDPDEYGATERHPKLYNIDRTTDGVDIELVNQATERRLPILAICRGMHIVNVARGGTLIQHLEPSAVVHSGKGVDAMVDHDVTLAPASQLSELYGDGTMTIRSGHHQAVDVVGAGLTATGRAADGVVEAVESTDPTSPLIAVQWHPEDDKSSERDRELLFGWLTTQAREFHERQAELAG from the coding sequence ATGAAATCAGCCATCGAAGCTACCGGTGCCCGCGTCATTAGTGTTGACGGTTTTACCGCCGCTGACGTGGATGCTGCGCTCAGCCAGGCAGACGGCGTTGTGCTGCTCGGCGGTGGTGATGTTGACCCCGACGAGTATGGGGCAACAGAGCGGCATCCGAAGCTCTACAACATCGACCGCACCACCGACGGCGTCGACATCGAACTCGTGAACCAGGCCACCGAGCGTCGCCTGCCGATCCTCGCCATTTGCCGAGGGATGCACATCGTGAACGTCGCGCGCGGAGGCACGCTCATTCAACACCTCGAACCCAGCGCTGTCGTGCACAGTGGCAAAGGCGTCGATGCGATGGTCGACCACGACGTCACGCTCGCGCCCGCATCGCAGCTTTCCGAACTCTATGGCGACGGCACAATGACGATCCGTTCCGGCCATCACCAAGCGGTGGATGTCGTGGGCGCCGGACTCACCGCCACCGGCCGTGCTGCTGACGGCGTGGTCGAAGCAGTGGAAAGCACCGACCCGACCTCTCCCCTTATTGCCGTGCAGTGGCATCCCGAAGACGACAAATCGAGCGAACGCGACCGCGAACTGCTCTTCGGCTGGCTCACCACACAGGCGCGAGAGTTTCACGAACGTCAAGCCGAACTCGCGGGTTGA